In the Chroococcidiopsis sp. SAG 2025 genome, one interval contains:
- the rpmI gene encoding 50S ribosomal protein L35 has protein sequence MPKLKTRKAAAKRFRATGTGKIVRRKAFKNHILEKKTTARKNRLSKAALVHERDEQNVRMMLPYL, from the coding sequence ATGCCTAAACTGAAAACTCGCAAAGCAGCGGCAAAGCGGTTCCGTGCCACAGGCACTGGTAAGATCGTGCGTCGTAAAGCTTTCAAAAATCACATTTTGGAAAAGAAAACGACTGCTAGAAAGAATCGTCTCTCAAAAGCAGCACTCGTACACGAACGCGACGAGCAAAACGTTCGGATGATGCTCCCTTATTTGTAA
- the rplT gene encoding 50S ribosomal protein L20, producing the protein MTRVKRGNVARKRRKKILKLAKGFRGSHSTLFRTANQQVMKALRSAYRDRRKRKRDFRRLWIVRINAAARQHGMSYSQLMGNLKKAEIQINRKMLAQLAVLDPASFAKVAELANQAK; encoded by the coding sequence ATGACCAGGGTAAAACGCGGTAACGTTGCCCGCAAACGCCGCAAAAAAATTCTCAAACTCGCGAAAGGATTTCGCGGTTCTCACTCGACTCTGTTCCGCACGGCAAATCAGCAAGTGATGAAAGCATTGCGGAGTGCCTACCGCGATCGCCGCAAGCGCAAGCGCGATTTCCGTCGTTTGTGGATCGTGCGGATTAATGCAGCGGCAAGACAGCACGGGATGAGCTACAGTCAATTGATGGGGAATCTCAAGAAAGCTGAGATTCAAATTAACCGTAAAATGTTGGCACAATTGGCAGTTCTCGACCCAGCTAGCTTTGCTAAAGTTGCAGAACTCGCAAATCAAGCAAAATAA